gagcttaatgtcaaactgataatcaattaggattgctaggttatctatagatctctacaccagggtgatttgtaatactaggatctggaATAGTTAGAATAGCACGACAGTATGACTAattgtttgaacctagaatcataggatagTTGAGATGCACGAAAGTGCAATCAATTAATGAATCCTAACTCTGCTGGATTAGATACATAttatgattatgtataattCATGACAAAACACGAAAAAGCAGCATCCATTTCCACCTACGTCATTTGGTAAGCCTTATGTTGCACTCTTCTccctctctccttctctcaatCTCTTTATTTAGATGCATTATTTACTCTGTTTGCAGGTTATTCAGTGGGCCAAAGAATGAGAGTAGCCACACGCGTTATGTTGAAAAAGTTGTGTTGACCAGAGTGTCATAAGTCTCCactttgattgattaaatgatTAGAAAAAATGTATCACTAATATACATAAGATATTTCTACAGACTTTCTAGAGTGTAGTTTGCAACtacctgagttttttttttttaacttttttgacACCGTATGCAAATGATTCCAATAGAAACTTCAAAAGGGTCAATTTTTAGAAAAGAAGGTTTCAAGCAAGAGAGATCAAAAAAACGCTGAGAATTAAGTCAAATAATTTCCAACAATAGACTTTCTttcaaaacaagaaaataataatttccaaCAAAACATTTGTCGGATTACAACAATCACAACAATTGTTACATGCACATTGTTCTACCACAACGCAAACTATAATTAggagaaataaagaaaaacaagtCTAATTTGATATCTGGTTGGGTGTCAGTTCCATGTTTCTCGATCAAGCATTtgagacaattttttttttctttttgacgtcGCATTTGAGACAATTTAAGATTTAGTAAACATTATATAAACAAAGCAAAAATCTTACAATATCTCCGCATCCAAAATAAGATgatatgatataaatataatattctaATCAGAATCAAAATAGTTTATGGGGAAGATCTATGTTCATTAACACTTTCGTTCCAGCGGCTGCGCAAGAGGTTGCGTACATCTGCGTCTGTAAAATTTAGAGGCTACCACATATGAGGTATTTAGAACATATGTAAAGATAACCGAGAGCCTTGCATCAACAGCTTCGAACGGTTAGACCAGTCTGGAGACCACAAAAAAGGCTTACCTGAAAAGCATGTATCTATACTCCGTGCTTGGCTCTTTGAGTTGTACTTCATCTGTAAGTGTTGATCAAGATACATCCTTCTTGATTTTCTTTGCTTAATTAATAACCATCTCAGTGCTTTCAAGATATCCAAAGGAACCAGCCAAAATTAGGCTTGCGAAGCAGACATGAGTCACATGACTATCGGAAAACAAGGTAACACAAGAAGGCTATATGGCACTTCTGATGTATGTCTCATTCTTTGGTCTCGCTTTGATTTTAGTGATTTCTGTTTCTTGATAAACTTCAAGTTGTGATTTGGTTTTTATTAATGCGAGAGTTTGGCTATAGAAACCAAAGATTGAAGTGATGTATAAAGAATTGTTTGGTAACTGGCTAGGTCGATTTTGTCTTCGTGTCCATACGACCTCGCACTCAGTTCTACCTAATTTGGCGAAAGCAATTGAGTTTTCCGGAGTTGGGAAGAATAAAAAATTTCCgccataataaaaaaaattcaataatcaaTATTAATTATCAggcaaacacaaaaaaaaaaacactactaTCAAATGCCTACACAACGGTATATTTAGGCCTGGGCACAAAAACCGGACCCGAGGACCCGAACCGTAACCAACCCGAAAAAACAGGGTTTCGGGTGGATTCGGTTCTTCAGAAATACCCGGTTGGGTTTTGTATTTCACTATGTTCGGGTTACGGTTCGGTTCGGTGAATAACCGATACTCATTTGAGTATCCGATTGAACCGAAGCAGTAATTAAAACATCACGCCCGACCATAAAGCATTAAGCTTTAATTCTTTGATTCTTTCAATCCACCTCTTCCTCTTCGTGGAGACGGCGACTCCTCTCGAGAACGTCGATCGTCTCTGAGAGAATCAAAACTGAATCACATAAACCCTACATCTGATTCTCTATAAATGGAGAGTCTTGATCGATGCAGTTCCTTCACAATTCACAGCGAAACGACTCAGTCTAAGGTTTACAATCCGAAACACTTAATTCTTATTTCTATTTTTCGATTGATTCTTAATACGTTCGTATTTGATCTCTAGTTTGATCGATCTTTCATTATTGTTCTTCAATCACGGTTCATTGTTGTTGACTGATTCTCTTGTTTATATTTTGTAGATGGATTCATCAACAACTCCGAATGGAAAAGACAATGGCAATCAAAGAGAGCAGGAGATAGATGGAACACAACAAGAGTTTTCAACTCCTGATAGtagaggaaaaagaaaagaagtccCCGGCTCAAGCAGAGCTACGTCTCAACCAGAGAAGGCAACTAAGATGATTAGCGTACGGTCAAGTGTTTGGGAACACTACACAAGGACGACAGAGAATCGAGACAAATGCGTCTGTCACTATTGCAAGAAGACGTTCGCTTGTTTAACCAAATCAGGGACGTCTAACCTGCAGAAACATCTTACCACCTGCAAACATTACAAAGCTTGGGAAGAGGGAATGGTTCGTACTCAGCCTGCGATCAATGAAGATGGTTATCTGAAGGACGCCAAGGTTTCAGAAGCTGTGGTCTGGGAAGCTACAAACGAGATGCTTGTCATTGGTGAGCTGCCACTTTCCTTTGTTGAAAGCTTAGCATGGAAGTGGTTCTGCAACAAAGTGAATCTGCCCAAGCCATAGTCGAGGAGGACCGCAACAAGACACATTGTTGAGATGTATGTGAAGAAGAAAGCTGCATTGAAGGAATGGTTCAAAGTTAACAAACAGAGAGTGTCTCTTACAACTGATATATGGGTCGCTCAAGCTACAGGTAATGATGCTAGTTTCCTTAGCTTAGTATTTGTTTATGtctgattttatatataagtttcCTTAGCATCACTGTTGACAATGCAACTGCAAATTCATAGGCTCTTAGGAAGTTTAAGACTAGTTTTGGTTTGCTTGGTAATGATGCAATGGTGCTTTCTGGGGATTATATGCATTTGCGTTGTTCTGCACACATCATAAACTTGATAGTGAAAGATGGTTTGGCTGCTGTGGATGTTAATGTTTCTGCTATTCGTAATGCTATTTGCTATGTAAGATCAAACACTACTAGGCTAAGATCGTTTGAACTGAGGGTTGATTCAGGAAAGTTAACAAGAGGCAGTTTGCCTTTAGATTGCAAGACTCGATGGAACTCTACCTATTTGATGTTGTCAAAGGCTCTTGAGTTCAGGGTTGCATTCAACAAGATGGAGGCAGAGGACAGGCAATACAATGATTACTTCTTGGAGTTTGATAATGGAATCAAGCGCATTGGACCTCCTGAGATGGTAGACTGGAAGGCGATTGAGAGGTTAGTCCGGTTCTTCGTTATCTTCTACAACTCTACCTTGGTTGTATCATCATCCACTTCTCTGAACTCTTTTAAGTGTTACGGTGAGATAGTAACAATAGAGAAGAACCTGATAGGATTGACTAATAGTTTAGACTTAGATTTGAAGGCTAAGGCTGAGGAGATGGTTAAGAAATTCGATAAGTATTGGGATGGTATGAGGAACATCAACAAGATGTTGATAGTAGCAACAGTGTTTGATCCTAGGAAGAAGATGCAGTTTGCTAAGATGTGTTTCGAGAAACTATACGGAAAAGATACCACGGATGCTAAAGAAATGTCTCAGTCTGTCATGATTGTCCTTTGCGATATGTTCAAAGAGTACAGTGCTCGGTTTGGTCCTGGTTTAGGCGTTGAAGCATCTCAGCCGACACAAGCTGCATCATTTGGTAGCCAGGAGCAGACAACGGATGAAAGGATCGACTTGATTGATGATTTTGGGTATGAGAGGATGGATTGCATGTATGAGGAGTTGGTTGAGCTGATAGAAGTTCGAGAAGCACAAGATGAGTTGGAAACTTATCTGAAAGAGAGTGTTGTCAATCCGAGAACCATGCTTGGAGTGGAGTTTGATGTTCTGTCTTGGTGGAAGGTGCATTACTCCAAGTTTCCTATTCTTGCAAAGATTGCTCGTGATGTCCTTGCCATGCAAGTCTCTTCTGTTGCTTCTGAAAGTGCATTTAGCACTAGTGGCCGAATCATTAACCCTCATAGGAGTTGCCTAACTCACTATATGATTGAAGTTCTAATGTGTTCTGAGCAATGGATGAAGGCAGACATGCGTGGCAGTGAAGGCAGAGTGGTGACAATGGAACAGATTCAAAGTGAATTCGAGTATGAAGACAAGCTCAACAGAGGTATATCACTTATAACTAATCAGTTATCACttataacttttatataatattttcttgacAATGCTTTTCTTTATAACTTGTTTCAGAGTTTGATTCTCAAGCAACACAAGAAGAATGAGTCAAGGAGGAGCTTTGGAGAAGTGGATGATGCGCTTTGAGTTTGTTTTTTAGTTTGGTCTCTTGTTGTTCTTTGCAATATTTTGATGTtctcggttttttttttagtttggtctcttgttgttgtttgttgttgGTTCTTTGTTGTTTTGAAAACTTGCATTGCGGTTAAGAAAAGGATTGGTGTATGTTTTGTTCCTTTTTCAAATATGgaataaaattttcagtttaATTATACCTCTACCTATGTGTTTCTGccattattattgttatttccAAACCCTTTGACTCCTTCAGTCTCGATTTATACAATTCAAACTGCAATTTTCAAAGTTTGAAACTGATGAAGTCTTTATATTCCAAACTCTCTGTGGTAATCTTTCTCTATTCACAAGAGTCAAGAGCCAACAAGAGTAGAAGATGATGCGTAGATCAGCTATTTGGGAGCACTACACAAGAACATAAGACAACCAAAACAAATGTATATGTCACTATTGCAACAACACTTTTGCTTGTATGCCTAATTTTGGCACATCTAACCTCCATAAACATCTTCAAAGCTGCAAACAATTCAAAGTAAGTGTTTATGTGATGAGTATGAAATGGTGACATGCTTGATATTCATGTTTTCGTTTATAACTTACTGTTTATAACTTTATTTCAGATCATGATATccaaccaagacaagaagaatGAACTGAAGTGATTTAAACTATGAAAGCAATGGAGAAATGGGATTTTTGTTAAGTATTATGATCAAGTattcgttttaagtttttttttttggttatttcggtTACAAATTGGAGCCGAATGGTTACTTCGGGTAAATGTAACCACAATAATTTCAAGTACAATGAGTATTTGGTTACTTTACGGGTCTTCAATCTCGGAACCGAACCCACCCGAACCCGGTTGGACCCAACTCGAACCCGACCCGTAATTTATATATACCCGAATGAGTATTTGTATTGGAAACCCGAAAgaaccgaaacccgaaatacccgatccgaacctgattgggtacccgaacgcccaggcctaggtATATTTAAAAACCCAAACTCAACAAGATAGAATACAAATTTCCCTAAAACAAATATAGACATTCTGCGCTAcgataatctatattatttatcagtaaaataaaaattaaacaaaatcacCACTAATAAATGCATAAACAACCATATATTTGAAATCCAAAactcaacaaaataaaatatcaatttttcataacaaaaatatatacattctgcgcgtagcgcggaccgaccctagttaattaaatttgtaaaatatagtgatttattttatattttaacaagTGTACGTCACAATTGTTTTTAATGTTATACTTACGAACACATTTAGAGAAAGCGATTCGAAAGAATTAACAATCCTGAATTGTAGCTACAATCTTTGTAAAAAAATAGTCTTACATTACGTTAAAAATTGCCCCAATGCCCCAGAAAGTGCAGAGAATGGTCATTAACCGTTTATTCAACGATGCACAAATGAAATAGTAACTATTTAAAGTCGTAtagataaataagaaaaaaatgctaGGAAGATAAATAAGAATGAAATAACACTGAAAGTTGGGCTACTTAGGTGGGAGTATTGAATCTAGAAGTTTGATGAAATATGAATGAATTATAGTTTTCTTTATATTCTACTGTTATTTAATTAAGGATTTCATCAATTCTTTTAAAGTCTTGTGTTATTGGATTAAAGATTTGtaatgagtttttttaatttctttaaattCTAGCTAGTGTTATTCAATGTTCGGTAGATTTTGTAGTAATGATATTTGGAAAGAATTTAATGGAAAATGGATGGTAAAAATGTGAAGAACCAATTTCTTACTCTTATGAAGATATTTGTCATCGTAAAACATAACCGTCCTCACTTTTGATTCGACCATTCCTGATTTGGTATTGTATTTCATATGTTCCAAAAGCACGACAAAGAATGGTGAGGATCAGTCTGGACTTCCATGACATATGTCATATATTTTCTAGCTCAACTGTCATCCTCTTCGTTCTTCTCACAAGTATGATATCACTGACGAGATGGCTTACATGGCGAATCAATACACCTGGGTAATTCTACGACCACCTTACCGTTCCGGAACGTGGTTTCTACCGAAATTGTGTTCGTCACGTTTCATGTTTCTTTAATTATcagaaaaacacaaaaataagaaGCAAAGGGggaaaataaaagttatttccATGTTCGTATATTGTAACTCTTTGTCATGTTCACATAGTTGTAATCTACGCCTCTGTACGGTCGTTGTTGTAActgaaactttaaaattttgaaatgttgTTGTTATAAGAGTAATGAAAGTATTCAGATTTGTTAAAGCTTCGTATTTTTCTCAAGTAATGGGAACATAAGTGACAAAAATTGAAATAacacaaatatttttcattgtCAAAGTGCTAGTATAATTGTGGATTTTATGCAACATCTACAGATAATATACCCGTATTTTAATTTACATTCCCACCTAAAAGCAAAAGAATTGAATTTATGTACATTCTTTTAAAATCCACAAGAACGGGTAAACccaagaaaattataaattgttataaaaagaaatgGAATTTTATGGAATCGCATGAATTTAAATAAAGCAAAATCTTATACCCGTaggagaagataacactgatagagagagaaagtttcTTATTAGAAGTAAGAAGAGAAGTTGAGGTGTGTTTTATAAACGATCGAaatcgatcgtttatatagaagttaAAAAGTAggatttactgtgcaaatagtgtaGCGGACCccacatctttatatatattcaacAAAGGTGGCTGTttttcgtaacactcccccttggggaccggtgtcactatccattatcgcttaacgtctttgttgcctcgttaaaaacctttcgatgaaaaacccaatgggaaaaaccatagtaaggtaaaaagagtacaactacgtaagctccccctcgaatgaacagtcatagatccctctgatggcgcatcccaatattatggatgtgttttctgaataccgaagtcggaagtgattttgtgaagaggtcagctgcattgtcgcatgattggacatatcttacttcaatctctttcttcttcacgagctcttgagtgtatgagaagaactttggataaatatgcttcgttctatcgcttttgatatatccgtcctttgtttgagcaacacatgctgcattatcttcatatagaatagttggctctaTATTTTCGTCAAttccactgcttgaacagatgtgtcggcttattgatcttagccatacacattctctacttgcttcatggagtgcaatgatctcagcgtgatttgaagaagtagcaacaagtgtctgcttctgagaacgccaagatatggcggtgcctccaattgtaaaaacatatcctgtctaggatcgagctttgtgtggatcggacaaataacctgcatctgcaaaaccaaccatttgaccttttgaacttttaggataaaacaagcctaaatcaatggtcccttggaggtaacgaaaaacatgtttgatcccattccaatgtcttcgggttggagatgagctgaatcttgccaaaagattcacaacaaatgatatatcaggccgtgtacaatttgcaaggtacatcagcgctccaattgcacttagatatggtacttccggaccaagtatctcttctttctcctcaggtggtcgaaatggatcactttcaatattaagtgacctaacgaccatcgggatgctaagaggagttgatttatccatgttaaatcgtttcaacactcttttagtgtatgtggattgatgcacaaatataccattttgtgaatgttctatttgtaggccaagacaatactgtgtctgtccaagatctttcatctcaa
The window above is part of the Brassica napus cultivar Da-Ae chromosome C3, Da-Ae, whole genome shotgun sequence genome. Proteins encoded here:
- the LOC106426910 gene encoding zinc finger BED domain-containing protein RICESLEEPER 2-like, giving the protein MVLSGDYMHLRCSAHIINLIVKDGLAAVDVNVSAIRNAICYVRSNTTRLRSFELRVDSGKLTRGSLPLDCKTRWNSTYLMLSKALEFRVAFNKMEAEDRQYNDYFLEFDNGIKRIGPPEMVDWKAIERLVRFFVIFYNSTLVVSSSTSLNSFKCYGEIVTIEKNLIGLTNSLDLDLKAKAEEMVKKFDKYWDGMRNINKMLIVATVFDPRKKMQFAKMCFEKLYGKDTTDAKEMSQSVMIVLCDMFKEYSARFGPGLGVEASQPTQAASFGSQEQTTDERIDLIDDFGYERMDCMYEELVELIEVREAQDELETYLKESVVNPRTMLGVEFDVLSWWKVHYSKFPILAKIARDVLAMQVSSVASESAFSTSGRIINPHRSCLTHYMIEVLMCSEQWMKADMRGSEGRVVTMEQIQSEFEYEDKLNREFDSQATQEE